Proteins co-encoded in one Ponticoccus alexandrii genomic window:
- a CDS encoding O-acetylhomoserine aminocarboxypropyltransferase/cysteine synthase family protein: MTDGPSYGFDTLQIHAGARPDPATGARQVPIYQTTAYVFRDAEHAAALFNLQEVGYIYSRLTNPTVAALQERVATLEGGAGAVCCSSGHAAQIMALFPLMRPGCNVVVSTRLYGGSITQFSQTITRFGWSAKFVDFDDLDAVAAAIDDDTRAVFCESIANPGGYVTDLDAIAAIADKAGLPLIVDNTSATPYLCRPIEHGATLVVHSMTKYLTGNGTVTGGVVVDSGTFDWAASGKFPSLSDPEPAYHGLKFAETFGPLAFTFHGIAIGLRDLGMTLNPQAAHYTLMGIETLSLRMARHVENAMRVASWLENHPAVEAVTYAGLPSSPYNDRVARICPKGAGGLFTIALKGGYDACVKFVDSLQIFSHVANLGDTRSLVIHSASTTHRQLTEEQQIAAGAGPNVVRISIGIEDAEDLIADLDQALKA; this comes from the coding sequence ATGACCGACGGCCCCAGCTATGGCTTCGACACGCTTCAAATCCACGCGGGCGCCCGGCCCGATCCGGCCACCGGCGCGCGGCAGGTGCCGATCTACCAGACCACCGCCTATGTCTTCCGCGATGCCGAGCACGCCGCGGCGCTCTTCAACCTGCAAGAGGTCGGCTATATCTATTCGCGCCTGACCAACCCCACCGTCGCCGCGCTGCAGGAGCGCGTTGCGACGCTGGAGGGCGGCGCCGGTGCGGTCTGCTGCTCGTCCGGCCACGCAGCGCAGATCATGGCGCTGTTTCCGCTGATGCGTCCGGGCTGCAACGTGGTCGTCTCGACGCGGCTTTACGGCGGTTCGATCACCCAGTTCAGCCAGACCATCACGCGCTTCGGCTGGTCGGCGAAATTCGTGGATTTTGACGATCTCGACGCCGTGGCAGCGGCGATTGACGACGACACCCGCGCGGTGTTCTGCGAATCCATCGCCAACCCGGGCGGCTATGTCACCGACCTCGACGCCATCGCCGCCATTGCCGACAAGGCCGGCCTGCCGCTGATCGTCGACAACACCTCGGCCACGCCCTACCTCTGCCGCCCGATCGAGCATGGCGCCACGCTGGTCGTGCACTCGATGACCAAGTACCTGACCGGCAACGGCACCGTCACCGGCGGCGTGGTAGTGGATTCGGGCACCTTCGACTGGGCCGCCTCGGGCAAGTTCCCCTCGCTGTCGGACCCCGAGCCGGCCTACCACGGGTTGAAATTCGCCGAGACCTTCGGTCCGCTGGCCTTCACCTTCCACGGCATCGCCATCGGCCTGCGCGACCTCGGCATGACGCTGAACCCGCAGGCGGCGCACTACACGCTGATGGGCATCGAGACGCTGTCGCTGCGCATGGCACGCCATGTCGAGAACGCGATGCGCGTGGCCAGCTGGCTGGAAAACCATCCCGCGGTCGAGGCCGTGACCTACGCGGGCCTGCCCTCGTCGCCCTATAACGACCGGGTGGCGCGGATCTGCCCGAAAGGGGCCGGGGGCCTGTTCACCATCGCGCTGAAGGGCGGCTACGACGCCTGCGTCAAGTTTGTGGATTCGCTGCAGATCTTCAGCCATGTCGCCAACCTCGGCGACACCCGCAGCCTGGTGATCCACTCGGCCTCGACCACGCACCGTCAGCTGACCGAGGAACAGCAGATCGCGGCGGGCGCAGGGCCCAATGTGGTGCGCATCTCCATCGGGATCGAGGATGCCGAGGACCTGATCGCCGATCTGGACCAGGCTCTGAAGGCCTGA
- a CDS encoding SIMPL domain-containing protein, whose translation MRHLAILLALASPLALPTNALAQEALTLTVNGEGSVAAVPDQAVLRVGVEARNESAARAMNEASDHMDSLLAVLTERGIEPRDMQTAALSLDQMNGNDSGSLRGGDRDYIARNTLSVTLRDVDAAGEVLQALLEAGANDFSGLSFGLQDPRPVEDEARRAAVADARAKAELYAEAAGVELGPIRSITEGGMSGPMPMSAPMMFEARGKMPVAAGETMVQSNVQVIWSIVSE comes from the coding sequence ATGCGACATCTCGCTATACTTCTGGCCCTGGCCAGCCCCCTGGCCCTGCCGACGAACGCCCTTGCCCAGGAGGCGCTGACCCTGACTGTCAACGGCGAGGGCAGCGTCGCGGCGGTGCCGGACCAGGCGGTGCTGAGGGTCGGGGTGGAGGCGCGCAACGAAAGCGCGGCCCGCGCCATGAATGAAGCCTCGGACCACATGGACTCCCTGCTTGCGGTGCTGACCGAGCGCGGGATCGAGCCACGCGACATGCAGACGGCGGCGCTGTCGCTGGACCAGATGAACGGCAATGACAGCGGCTCGCTGCGGGGCGGGGACCGGGACTATATCGCGCGCAACACGCTGTCGGTCACCCTGCGTGACGTCGACGCGGCGGGCGAAGTGCTTCAGGCGCTGCTCGAGGCGGGCGCGAACGACTTCTCGGGCCTCAGCTTCGGCCTGCAGGACCCGCGGCCCGTCGAGGACGAGGCGCGCCGGGCCGCGGTCGCGGATGCCCGCGCCAAGGCAGAGCTTTATGCCGAGGCCGCGGGGGTGGAGCTTGGCCCCATCCGCTCGATCACCGAGGGCGGCATGAGCGGCCCGATGCCCATGAGCGCCCCGATGATGTTCGAGGCGCGCGGCAAGATGCCGGTCGCGGCCGGAGAGACGATGGTTCAGTCCAACGTGCAGGTGATCTGGAGCATCGTTTCCGAGTAA